From the Theropithecus gelada isolate Dixy chromosome 16, Tgel_1.0, whole genome shotgun sequence genome, the window gacgctgcactgcagcctggccgacagagtgagaccctatctcaaaaataaaaaaatttattttttagttttttttttgagatggagtctcgctctgtcactcaggctggagtgcaatggtgcgatctcggctcactgcaacctccacctcccgggtgcaagcgattctcctgcctcagcctctccagtagctgggattataggcacatgccaccacgcctggctagttttttctatttttagtagagatgggctttcaccatgtttgtcacgctggtctcgaacttctgacctggtgatccacctgccttggcttcccaaagtgctgggattacgggcatgagccacagtgcccggccaaaaataaattttaaaaaagaaaaaaatgatataagaaATCTGACTTATGAAATGGACATATATGGTATCTCacttgaaacagaaaaataacttgcATTTGGACTTTTCGCAAACTAGGGATGATCTAGGCAATCCCAGCTCTCAAGGACCAAAGCCCAGGTCTCCTGGAAAAATACCTTCTCAGAACCATGTTCTGGTCCTGCCAGCCTTACCACCTTCCCCCGTACCTGGATGGCTCCTGTAAGCCCCTGGGGAGTTATCCAGGATCACAATGCTGGAGAGGTCACTGTGGACCACAGAGAGGTCCTTGATGTAGCTGCCCAACTCCAAAGTGCAGTGCTGGAAGGCAGGGGATTATGTAGTAGGCCTCTCTCCAGGATTCTTTCCTCAAACCCAGATCCCTCCCTGGTGGCCTCCCTCCCAAGTCACACTCTTAGACTGGGATTCTAGCTTACCTGTCTGTAGTATCTCCTCTTAAGAATGCTTCTGCTGTTGTCCAGTTTATCTGCCACAGCAGAGCCATAGATCTCCATGCTTGCTGTAAACACCACCAGCTCGTACCACTGGCTCACCTGAAACAGATTGGGGGAGAGGGCGATGCCATACAAGGTGATGATTCCTTTACACATAGTTATCTTTCAGAAGGGCAACAGCATAGTCCTTCAGGCCTTCCATCAACATCAGATGTCTCAGAGGACATGAAATTTTGAACCCCCAGCCCAAACCTCCAAACTCAGTGTTAGGCATCCTACACTCTTAAGATTCAGAAATgcaagcaaaagagaaagatgctGGCAGAAAAGAATTACATCAGCACAACAGATGAACCCCAAGTACTGAAAGCCACTTCCCCACCATTCCGCATCCTCGCCTCTCAAAAACTGCTCTTACCTATTTCTCCTCACCCCTTCCTCCAAATCCTCCGAATCCCCAGAGCCCTAAAACCATCCCTTCATTACAGAGCTCCCTTTAGCTCTCCAAAACTCACCACTTCCAGGAAGAAATCCACATGGGGCCTCTTATGTACAAAAAACCGGACAGGATGTTTGTCTATTACCACCTATAGAAGAACAGATGGGCTGGGGGAAAGTCATGACCACCACAACCCAGGCCTAGAAAATGCCCCACCCACCTGCTTCCCTCCTCCAGGCTGACACTGGTGCCAGTGGATGGAGACAGATGCTCTGGGACTGGGAAAGGGAGTCCAGGTCTGGGCAGAGGAACAGATGGAACCATTTCATCactccccaccaccacacacctTGAGGATGAAGTCAGGAGGCGTACCAGGCCGGACTGTGGGCCTCAGGACCCCATCATGGTGGGAGTGAATAAGTGTCTCATCCAGATCCAGCACCAGGATCTTCCTCTTCACCTGGGCTGAACCACAGTGGGGAAGAATAATATTGACCAACCTCTGGCCCAAAGCTGGCCCCTACTTCACCCTAAAGGAGGCTTCCCACCACATACTTACCTAGCCGATTCCGGGACACAGGAGATAAGGGGAGGATATCATATCGAACAGTTTGGTACTGAATTACCTACAAATAGCACAAAAGAGGATTGAAACCCTTTATAAGGAAGTCTTCCCCAGTAACAGTAACAAGGAGCACATACTGAACATTTACCACAGGTACTGTGTATGTAATttaggattatttctttttttttttttttgagatggagtctcgctctgttgcccaggctggagtgcagtggcgcgatctcggctcactgcaacctccgtcacccgggttcaagcaattctcctgcctcagcctccctagtagctgggactacaggtgcccgccaccacgcctggctcatttttgtatttctagtagagatgaggtttcaccatattggcctggctggtcttgtgatcctcctgccttgtgatcctcctgatcttgtgatcctcctgccttggcctcccaaagtgctacgattacaggaacgagccaccacgcctggcctttttcatgtaatcctcaaaacaaccctaaTACTACTGTTATTCTTGTTTTAAGGTTGAAactgaggccacacagctaggaaTTATCTTGTTTCTCTccctaattaaaatgaaaactccaTGAGAATATGATTTTGTCTAGATCATGGCTGTATTCCCAGTTCCCAGACCACTATAGCAAAAGTGGTCAGTTAATATTAGTagaatcagccgggcatggtggctcatcactttgggagaccaaggcgggcggatcacaaggtcaagagctggagaccatcctggccaacatggtgaaaccccgtctctgctaaaaatacaaaaattagctggacgtggtggtgcgtgcctgtagctccagctactcaggaggctgaggcaggagaatggcttgaacccaggaggcacaggttgtagtgagccgagatcaagccactgtactccatccagcctgttgacagagtgagactccatctcaaaaaaaaaaaaaaaaatagtagaatcAATGAAGTGATAGAGCCAGGATTATACCAATGTAGTTCAATCCCAGAACCtgccctcttttttctcttttttttttggataagtctcgctctgttgcccaggctggagtgcagtggcatgatcttggctcactgcaacctccacctcccaggttcaagcaattctgcctcagcctcgtaagcagctgggactacaggtgcgtgtaccacacccggctaatttttgtatttttagtagagacggggtttcaccatattggccaggctggtctcgaactcctgacctcatgatccacctgccttggcctcccaaagtgttgggattacaggcgtgaacccccAGCCCGGCCGAACCTGCCCTCTTAACTATGATACTATCCTGCTATACTGAACAAAGAAATGTGCAACCTTCACCCCAAGAATTATTTGTAGCAACTACCATCATCTCATATTGGGAACTGAGAGCCTCAGATTCGCTAGTGCACAGGGAGTAGGAGTCAGGAGGAGATTCCTGGGTCCTTAATGGGAATATAGAATAAGGGAATCCAGAGGTTGTCAGGTCAGCTAAGTTCCTCTGGCTAGAAGCCACCAGGCCTATTTTAACCAGCCACCTGTCCACTTCTGTCTCTTCTAGCCAAGTCACAAGTTCAGAGAACCTCAGCCCTCTGAACAGTCCCCTTATCCTGGTACCCAGGGTGAGGCAAGGAACACTGGAAAGCCCCTGCCAGGCTGACTGGCAGGGTTTGGAGAAGGCCAGAGTGAAGTCAGGGCCGTAAGTGAGAGGTGAATAAGGGACAAGGACGTCACCACCTCATCCTTCCAGCTCTGCTTCTCCAAGCCTTCTCTAGGGGTTCCTATTTCCTGATATGCACATCTCCCTATGCAAAGCCTGGCAATTCCCTCCTCCACACTTTTCTTCAAAGGCACAAAGCCTCTTCAGTGCATACCTAGGCCCCAAGCCACACCAGAACCAGGCTCTCCCTTGTAAACCCAAAGGGCTCTGTCCCCCTAATCAAGATCTGCCATTCTTTTCTCTCTGGGCCATGATGAGGTCCGAAACAGCTCCGGTGTCCAGCCTTGCTATCTCGGGTTGCATATGCTGGGCATGTAG encodes:
- the CTDNEP1 gene encoding CTD nuclear envelope phosphatase 1: MMRTQCLLGLRTFVAFAAKLWSFFIYLLRRQIRTVIQYQTVRYDILPLSPVSRNRLAQVKRKILVLDLDETLIHSHHDGVLRPTVRPGTPPDFILKVVIDKHPVRFFVHKRPHVDFFLEVVSQWYELVVFTASMEIYGSAVADKLDNSRSILKRRYYRQHCTLELGSYIKDLSVVHSDLSSIVILDNSPGAYRSHPDNAIPIKSWFSDPSDTALLNLLPMLDALRFTADVRSVLSRNLHQHRLW